A single region of the Trueperaceae bacterium genome encodes:
- a CDS encoding CBS domain-containing protein, producing the protein MQVRRSVGQLLQDKGSSVWTVSPGATVFDALGLMADKNVGALIVTEAGRVVGIFSERDYARKVILQGHASRELAVRDIMTTRLVTVAPEQGLHDCMELMTEHRVRHLPVLDQGGALLGVVSIGDVVKAVMAEQSFLIEQLQTYISGGLG; encoded by the coding sequence ATGCAGGTAAGGCGATCCGTCGGTCAGTTGCTGCAAGACAAGGGTTCGTCGGTCTGGACCGTCTCGCCGGGCGCGACGGTGTTCGACGCCCTGGGCCTCATGGCCGACAAGAACGTCGGCGCGCTGATCGTCACGGAGGCGGGGCGGGTCGTCGGCATCTTCTCGGAGCGCGACTACGCGCGCAAGGTGATCCTCCAGGGGCACGCGTCGAGGGAACTGGCGGTCCGGGACATCATGACCACGCGCCTGGTCACGGTGGCCCCGGAGCAGGGGCTGCACGACTGCATGGAACTCATGACGGAGCACCGCGTCAGGCACCTCCCGGTGCTCGACCAGGGCGGCGCCCTGCTCGGCGTCGTGTCGATCGGCGACGTGGTCAAGGCGGTGATGGCCGAACAGTCGTTCCTGATCGAGCAGTTGCAGACCTACATCTCCGGCGGACTGGGGTGA
- a CDS encoding FAD-dependent oxidoreductase, with protein sequence MTADAAAKAIRKADPDGSLLLVSDETVAPYKRPPLSKGLWKGDDEAKVDLKTTGLGGEFRLGRRATRLDLAERRVQLDDGQVAGYERLLLATGASARELPGAPSGGPVVAYRHLDDYHTARARSGPGRVAVVVGGGFIGSEMAAALSLAGGEVHLVFPEELLGAGRLPPEVARLVNAKYAAHGVQLHPNSRVAGARVHGERVTVSLKAGADLEADLLVVGIGAVPNDAIARAAGLHVDNGVWVDGHLRAELAASAAPVKGELGVFAAGDVANFEFPGLGRRLRIEHEDNAYQMGAAAGQQMAASIGGPPADPYTHLPFFYSDLFDDGYEAVGLLDGRLDVVADWSDPGKAGVFYFMEGRLVRGVLLWNTWGQVDAARDLIVAGAELTPAQLKGRLPA encoded by the coding sequence ATGACCGCCGACGCGGCCGCCAAGGCCATCCGCAAGGCTGACCCCGACGGCTCCCTCCTTCTCGTGAGCGACGAGACAGTCGCTCCCTACAAGCGACCACCGCTCTCCAAGGGCCTCTGGAAAGGCGACGACGAGGCGAAGGTCGACCTCAAGACGACCGGCCTCGGCGGCGAGTTCCGCCTCGGCCGCCGCGCGACGCGCCTCGACCTAGCCGAGCGCCGCGTGCAGCTCGACGACGGGCAGGTAGCTGGCTACGAGCGCCTCCTCCTCGCCACGGGTGCGAGCGCCAGGGAACTCCCCGGGGCGCCCAGCGGCGGCCCCGTCGTGGCCTACCGCCACCTCGACGACTACCACACCGCCAGGGCGCGCTCGGGGCCGGGGCGCGTCGCCGTCGTGGTGGGCGGCGGGTTCATCGGCTCGGAGATGGCGGCGGCCCTGAGCCTCGCCGGCGGCGAGGTCCACCTCGTCTTCCCGGAGGAGCTGCTCGGTGCAGGGCGGCTGCCGCCTGAGGTCGCGCGGCTGGTCAACGCCAAGTACGCCGCGCACGGCGTGCAGCTCCATCCGAACAGCCGCGTGGCCGGTGCCAGGGTGCACGGCGAGCGCGTTACCGTGAGCCTGAAAGCCGGCGCCGACCTGGAAGCCGACCTGCTAGTGGTCGGCATCGGCGCTGTGCCCAACGACGCCATCGCGCGCGCCGCCGGGTTGCACGTCGACAACGGCGTCTGGGTGGACGGTCACCTCCGCGCCGAGCTCGCCGCCTCGGCGGCGCCGGTGAAGGGGGAACTCGGCGTGTTCGCGGCCGGCGACGTCGCCAACTTCGAGTTCCCCGGGCTTGGCCGCCGCTTGCGCATCGAGCACGAGGACAACGCCTACCAGATGGGCGCCGCCGCCGGGCAGCAGATGGCGGCCTCGATCGGCGGACCGCCCGCCGACCCGTACACCCACCTGCCGTTCTTCTACTCCGACCTGTTCGACGACGGTTACGAGGCCGTCGGCCTCCTCGACGGCCGGCTGGACGTGGTGGCCGACTGGTCCGACCCCGGCAAGGCCGGCGTCTTCTACTTCATGGAGGGGCGCCTCGTGCGCGGCGTGCTCCTCTGGAACACGTGGGGCCAGGTGGACGCCGCCCGCGACCTCATCGTCGCCGGCGCCGAGCTGACGCCGGCCCAACTCAAGGGGAGGCTCCCGGCATGA
- a CDS encoding Crp/Fnr family transcriptional regulator: protein MISTSWQGVVAPGRVAAPAPRRAAEAQREPDIVTCTVRRLERGETLYAEGEAAPTAYLLIEGVLRVMAPTMTGRHRLADFAGPGDLVATAVFEGLPHGETVVAADAAKVAQVDLGATLRRPAGRLGVSAALVSQLNRSRELADDLGLPMGARVCRILARLARRLGRPCDGPSGAAEGAEWRRLPFSLTHEDVALMAGCARVTATRVLGELKAAGALVGHRGDYALVPAALDDAADEYVYEAL, encoded by the coding sequence ATGATCAGTACGTCGTGGCAGGGCGTCGTGGCCCCCGGGCGCGTGGCAGCGCCGGCCCCGAGGCGCGCCGCCGAGGCTCAGCGCGAGCCTGACATCGTCACCTGCACCGTCAGGCGCCTGGAGCGGGGCGAGACGCTCTACGCGGAGGGTGAGGCCGCCCCCACCGCCTACCTGCTCATCGAGGGGGTCCTGCGGGTGATGGCGCCGACGATGACCGGCAGGCACAGACTCGCCGATTTCGCCGGTCCCGGCGACCTCGTCGCCACCGCCGTCTTCGAGGGGTTGCCGCACGGCGAGACGGTCGTGGCCGCCGACGCGGCCAAGGTCGCTCAGGTCGACCTCGGCGCCACCCTCAGACGCCCGGCCGGCAGGCTCGGCGTGAGCGCCGCGCTCGTGTCGCAACTCAACCGCAGCCGCGAACTGGCCGACGACTTGGGCCTCCCCATGGGCGCCCGTGTCTGTCGCATCCTCGCGCGCCTCGCGCGGCGACTCGGCCGGCCCTGCGACGGTCCGAGCGGCGCGGCAGAAGGCGCCGAGTGGCGCCGCTTGCCGTTCAGCCTCACGCACGAGGACGTCGCGTTGATGGCCGGTTGCGCCAGGGTCACGGCCACCAGGGTGCTGGGAGAACTGAAGGCCGCCGGCGCGCTCGTGGGCCACCGGGGCGACTACGCCCTGGTGCCGGCCGCCCTGGACGATGCCGCCGACGAGTACGTCTACGAGGCGCTCTGA
- a CDS encoding HU family DNA-binding protein, with translation MNKKELADKLASKTGLSVNKAKEVVDTIFSTADGKGIIAIELDAGRKVQITGFGTFETRRRGPRKGVNPGTGAEITIPARKYAAFRPGKGLKERVEE, from the coding sequence ATGAACAAGAAAGAACTGGCGGACAAGTTGGCTTCGAAGACCGGCCTCAGCGTCAACAAGGCCAAGGAAGTCGTCGACACGATCTTCTCGACGGCCGACGGCAAGGGCATCATCGCCATCGAGCTCGACGCGGGCCGCAAGGTCCAGATCACGGGTTTCGGCACCTTCGAGACCCGGCGGCGCGGACCCCGCAAGGGCGTCAACCCTGGCACCGGTGCGGAGATCACCATCCCCGCCCGCAAGTACGCCGCCTTCCGCCCCGGCAAGGGCCTCAAGGAGCGCGTCGAGGAGTAA
- a CDS encoding TetR/AcrR family transcriptional regulator: MADPTTPGAAERLLDTAARLFYARGVPNVGINEIIARAGVARMTLYHHFPSKDALVKAVLEQRRVERAAWLARADEAAVTPIEQILAVFDLLESWAQTPDFRGCPLVAASFELGGQFNTALPYARDHVTAVRAHMTERARAASLEDPDRVGAELQLLLEGATVTAHLQGGAAAAGEARRAAQALLERARRQGS, translated from the coding sequence ATGGCCGATCCCACCACACCCGGCGCCGCGGAACGCCTGCTCGACACCGCGGCGCGGCTCTTCTACGCCCGCGGCGTCCCGAACGTCGGCATCAACGAGATCATCGCTCGCGCCGGTGTGGCGCGGATGACGCTCTATCACCACTTCCCGTCGAAGGACGCCCTCGTGAAGGCGGTCCTCGAGCAGCGTCGCGTCGAGCGCGCCGCCTGGCTGGCGCGGGCCGACGAGGCGGCCGTAACCCCGATCGAGCAGATCCTCGCGGTGTTCGACCTGCTCGAGTCGTGGGCGCAGACCCCGGACTTCCGCGGCTGTCCGCTCGTGGCGGCGAGCTTCGAGCTGGGCGGTCAGTTCAACACGGCCCTCCCCTACGCGCGCGATCACGTGACGGCCGTGCGCGCGCACATGACGGAGCGCGCCCGGGCCGCCTCGTTGGAAGACCCGGATAGGGTCGGCGCGGAGCTGCAACTACTGCTGGAAGGGGCGACGGTCACCGCCCACCTGCAAGGGGGCGCGGCGGCCGCCGGCGAGGCCCGGCGCGCCGCGCAGGCGTTGCTCGAGCGGGCCCGCCGCCAGGGGTCCTGA
- a CDS encoding 2,4-dihydroxyhept-2-ene-1,7-dioic acid aldolase, whose translation MLENPLLAAWRAGRATANAWLGLGDGLSAEVIARRGYDSVTFDLQHGAASLADLPRLLQAVSGSAAVPLVRVPSNDAAQIMRALDLGAMGVVVPMVESAAEAAAAVAAALYPPAGRRSYGPLRAGLVHGADQHERANDQLALFAMVETAPGLEQLDAIAATPGLTGLYVGPADLSYAVGAPPRIDSTDPRQMAAVERILQACRAHGKVAGIHTGSVEFARRAVERGFRFVTITIDYVTLGQAAGSRLAEFRAPEPGAAENVPRGPVS comes from the coding sequence ATGCTAGAGAACCCGTTACTGGCTGCCTGGCGCGCCGGGCGCGCCACGGCGAACGCCTGGCTGGGGTTGGGCGACGGCCTCTCCGCCGAGGTGATCGCCCGGCGAGGCTACGACAGCGTCACGTTCGACCTGCAGCATGGTGCCGCCTCCCTCGCCGACCTGCCGCGGCTGCTTCAGGCCGTGTCCGGTTCGGCGGCCGTGCCGCTCGTGCGCGTGCCGAGCAACGACGCGGCCCAGATCATGCGCGCCCTCGACCTGGGCGCGATGGGCGTGGTCGTGCCCATGGTCGAGTCCGCCGCCGAGGCCGCCGCCGCCGTTGCGGCGGCCCTCTACCCGCCCGCGGGGCGCCGCTCCTACGGGCCGTTGCGGGCGGGCCTGGTGCACGGAGCCGACCAGCACGAGCGCGCCAACGACCAACTGGCGCTCTTCGCGATGGTCGAGACGGCCCCCGGCCTCGAGCAGCTCGACGCCATCGCCGCCACGCCCGGCCTGACCGGTCTGTACGTCGGACCGGCCGACCTCAGCTACGCGGTCGGCGCGCCTCCCCGCATCGACTCGACCGACCCGCGGCAGATGGCGGCCGTGGAACGCATCCTCCAGGCCTGTCGGGCGCACGGCAAGGTGGCGGGCATCCATACCGGCAGCGTGGAGTTCGCCCGGCGGGCCGTGGAGCGCGGCTTCCGTTTCGTGACGATCACCATCGACTACGTCACGTTGGGCCAGGCGGCCGGAAGCCGCCTAGCGGAGTTCAGGGCGCCGGAGCCGGGCGCGGCCGAGAACGTGCCTCGGGGCCCAGTCTCTTGA
- a CDS encoding DNA-3-methyladenine glycosylase 2 family protein: MPARAHQSTNKGADAVTVGTEVAAVAPFRLDLTAMALQRRRHNRIDVWDGSVLRRVMPAASSGGVLPAPFLVEIRALDGQSAVRVDVTGAADAAALRLGGERAVTSLLGLDRDLSGFYAMAASDPRLAPLVGRLRGLKPPRYPGLFEGLMNAVPCQQVTLSLGLQLLERLARAYGPDLPYLTAFREAGPLALPSAADLVGADADAIGAMGFSRAKARTLIELATAVHGGDLDLAAVERLPSPDALKSLTALYGVGRWTAEYVLLRAAGRLDVYPDGDSGARNGLARFLGEPGKPSYEWVADQVAPWAPYAGFVYLHLLVDGLTRADTAGELHRLLPDAP, encoded by the coding sequence TTGCCAGCGAGAGCCCACCAGAGCACGAACAAGGGCGCTGACGCCGTCACGGTCGGCACTGAGGTCGCCGCAGTCGCGCCCTTCCGCCTCGACCTCACGGCCATGGCCCTGCAGCGGAGGCGCCACAACCGGATCGACGTCTGGGACGGCAGCGTGCTGCGGCGCGTGATGCCGGCCGCCAGTTCGGGTGGGGTCCTGCCGGCGCCGTTCCTCGTCGAGATCCGCGCGCTCGACGGGCAGTCGGCCGTGCGCGTCGACGTCACCGGCGCGGCCGACGCCGCGGCGCTGCGCCTGGGAGGCGAGCGCGCCGTCACCAGCCTGCTCGGGCTGGACCGCGACCTCTCCGGCTTCTACGCCATGGCCGCGAGCGACCCGCGGCTCGCGCCACTGGTCGGGCGGCTCCGGGGCCTGAAGCCGCCCCGCTACCCGGGCCTCTTCGAGGGGCTGATGAACGCGGTCCCGTGCCAACAGGTCACGTTGTCGCTCGGCCTCCAGCTGCTGGAGCGCCTGGCGCGCGCCTACGGGCCCGACCTGCCGTACCTCACCGCGTTCCGGGAGGCGGGGCCGCTCGCCCTCCCGTCCGCGGCCGACCTGGTCGGCGCCGACGCCGACGCCATCGGCGCGATGGGCTTCAGTCGCGCCAAGGCGCGCACGCTCATAGAGCTGGCCACTGCGGTCCACGGGGGCGACCTCGACCTGGCGGCAGTCGAGCGGCTCCCCTCGCCCGACGCGCTCAAGAGCCTGACGGCCCTCTACGGCGTCGGCAGGTGGACGGCCGAGTACGTGCTGCTGCGCGCCGCCGGTCGCCTCGACGTCTACCCCGACGGCGACTCCGGCGCCCGCAACGGCCTCGCGCGCTTCCTCGGCGAACCGGGCAAGCCCAGCTACGAGTGGGTCGCTGACCAGGTCGCGCCGTGGGCGCCGTACGCCGGCTTCGTCTACCTGCACCTGCTGGTGGACGGGCTGACCCGCGCCGACACGGCCGGCGAGCTGCACCGGCTCCTGCCCGACGCCCCCTGA
- a CDS encoding PLP-dependent aminotransferase family protein codes for MTDPFEQRLSARTRGVTSSAIREILKVASRPDITSFAGGLPAPEYFPIDAMRAAADRVLSNYGRQALQYAATEGVGELRELIAATVSAQEPAAPVTAENVILTTGSQQALDLVAKVLLDPGDLVVTEDPSYLGALQAFRLFQASYAPVAMDDEGVEPDALAAALARNPKFAYLLPTFQNPTGRTMGRERRETVARLVERHRVPLVEDDPYGAIYFERPAGPSLRSLAPDWTLALGTFSKTLAPGLRLGWVVGPAAWVARLAQVKQSADLHTSTLSQYVALEVLKSGALEPHLEVLRGVYRERCEAMLQALGEHFPAGSRWTVPTGGMFVWVELPSGVDVSPLLPKVVAEERVAYVPGAPFHPNGGGLNTMRLNFTHAPAEVVRDGVARLGRALTRALEAAPA; via the coding sequence ATGACCGACCCGTTCGAACAGCGGCTGAGCGCGCGCACCAGGGGCGTCACGTCCTCGGCCATCCGCGAGATCCTCAAGGTGGCCAGCCGGCCCGACATCACCTCCTTCGCCGGTGGACTACCCGCGCCCGAGTACTTCCCGATCGACGCCATGCGCGCCGCCGCCGACCGCGTCCTGTCGAACTACGGTCGGCAGGCCCTGCAGTACGCCGCCACCGAGGGAGTCGGCGAGCTGCGCGAGCTGATCGCGGCCACGGTCAGCGCGCAGGAGCCTGCCGCGCCGGTGACCGCCGAGAACGTGATCCTCACGACCGGCTCGCAGCAGGCGCTCGACCTGGTCGCGAAGGTGCTCCTCGACCCGGGCGACCTGGTCGTGACGGAGGACCCGTCCTACCTCGGCGCGCTCCAGGCGTTCCGCCTGTTCCAGGCGAGCTACGCCCCGGTCGCGATGGACGACGAGGGGGTGGAGCCGGACGCGCTCGCCGCCGCGCTCGCCCGGAACCCGAAGTTCGCCTACCTACTGCCCACCTTCCAGAACCCGACCGGGCGCACCATGGGGCGCGAGCGCCGCGAGACCGTGGCGCGGCTGGTGGAGCGGCACCGCGTGCCGCTCGTCGAGGACGACCCGTACGGCGCCATCTACTTCGAGCGACCCGCCGGACCGTCGCTGCGTTCGCTGGCACCCGACTGGACGCTGGCGCTCGGCACGTTCTCCAAGACGTTGGCGCCGGGACTGCGGCTCGGCTGGGTCGTCGGGCCGGCCGCCTGGGTCGCGCGGTTGGCCCAGGTCAAGCAGTCCGCCGACCTGCACACCTCGACCCTCTCGCAGTACGTCGCCCTCGAGGTGCTCAAGTCGGGAGCCCTCGAGCCCCACCTCGAGGTGCTCAGGGGCGTCTACCGCGAGCGGTGCGAGGCCATGCTCCAGGCGCTCGGGGAGCACTTCCCGGCCGGGTCGCGCTGGACCGTGCCGACGGGCGGCATGTTCGTGTGGGTCGAGCTGCCGAGCGGCGTCGACGTGTCGCCGCTGCTGCCCAAGGTCGTTGCCGAGGAGCGGGTCGCCTACGTGCCAGGCGCCCCGTTCCACCCGAACGGCGGCGGCCTGAACACCATGCGGTTGAACTTCACCCACGCTCCCGCCGAGGTCGTGCGCGACGGCGTCGCGCGGCTCGGCAGGGCGCTCACGCGCGCGCTGGAGGCCGCTCCCGCCTGA
- a CDS encoding dihydrodipicolinate synthase family protein has translation MTITGVHTIMPTPFTATGRLDEESLARLTDFLIRLGVDGLTVLGVLGEAPKLSEAEQDRVVTVTVSAAAGRVPVYAGASAGGTDLGIMRGLRALELGAAGLLVAPATQNDAAVTAQFTALDAAIRHTGAQVVIHDYPAATGVRLSVALALRLNRELESVTTIKLEEPPTGPKVRALKREAGAELAVLGGLGGTYLVEELESGADGIMTGFSFPELLVRVVGAYRDGTAAQRLAARDLFYRSCALLRYEFQPGVGLAIRKEVYRRRGAIDDAHVRAPGAQVDDDLRRELDAVLEYARIPEWLTAEG, from the coding sequence ATGACGATCACCGGCGTGCACACGATAATGCCGACCCCTTTCACCGCGACCGGCCGGCTAGACGAGGAGTCCCTCGCCCGCCTCACGGACTTCCTCATCCGCCTGGGCGTCGACGGCCTCACCGTCCTGGGCGTCCTCGGCGAGGCGCCCAAGCTCAGCGAGGCCGAGCAGGACCGGGTGGTCACGGTCACCGTGTCGGCCGCGGCCGGGCGCGTGCCGGTCTACGCCGGCGCCAGCGCCGGCGGCACCGACCTCGGGATCATGCGCGGCCTGCGGGCCCTCGAGCTAGGGGCGGCCGGGCTCCTCGTGGCGCCCGCCACGCAGAACGACGCCGCCGTGACGGCCCAGTTCACGGCGCTCGACGCCGCCATCAGGCACACCGGTGCGCAGGTCGTGATCCACGACTACCCGGCCGCGACCGGCGTGCGCTTGAGCGTGGCCCTCGCGCTGCGCCTGAACCGCGAGCTCGAGAGCGTCACGACCATCAAGCTCGAGGAGCCGCCGACCGGCCCGAAGGTGCGGGCCCTCAAGCGCGAGGCCGGCGCCGAGCTGGCGGTGCTGGGCGGTCTGGGCGGCACGTACCTCGTCGAGGAACTCGAGAGCGGCGCCGACGGGATCATGACCGGCTTCTCGTTCCCAGAGCTGTTGGTGCGCGTCGTGGGCGCCTACCGGGACGGCACGGCCGCCCAGCGCCTGGCCGCGCGCGACCTCTTCTACCGCAGCTGCGCGCTGCTCCGCTACGAGTTCCAGCCGGGCGTCGGGCTCGCCATCCGCAAGGAGGTCTACCGCCGGCGCGGCGCCATCGACGACGCCCACGTGCGCGCTCCCGGCGCCCAGGTCGACGACGACCTGCGCCGGGAACTCGACGCCGTCTTGGAGTACGCCCGCATCCCCGAGTGGCTGACGGCGGAAGGCTGA
- a CDS encoding tyrosine-type recombinase/integrase codes for MTPSPITSLELSRATRLQRVARLQGLSEEALRRHAVKAASERDEEALWELVEAHLTLRGVSGVTTSKHTLRAYRRGLHELLTMWQGENLLRPGRDAGPLYVQRLLAGERDELLAAEPAGSRRGRRAKGGPLTPATASLRVAAGRALYGALAWAGATDADPFRDVRIGRAASHAAESTGTRHYTEYELIELQAAARDQQERVILLLGSHGGLRVSEMLALTWDAVDLRAARLTVRSGKGNKTAPVDLTPRLAEALLTYRRAMDLSGVPRPHVLELRSQFGVFNRLEKLCARAEIEFKGVHALRHSAGTRLYRQTGDLGLVQDHLRHATLDMARHYARSDRRRLRSRLDEWE; via the coding sequence ATGACCCCCTCCCCCATCACGTCGCTCGAGCTGTCCCGCGCCACGCGCTTGCAGCGCGTGGCGCGGCTCCAGGGCCTATCCGAGGAGGCGCTCCGGCGCCACGCCGTGAAGGCCGCCTCGGAACGGGACGAGGAGGCGCTCTGGGAGCTCGTGGAGGCACACCTCACGCTCAGGGGAGTCAGCGGCGTGACCACGAGCAAGCACACGCTGCGCGCATACCGCCGCGGCCTGCACGAGCTCCTGACGATGTGGCAGGGCGAGAACCTCCTGCGGCCCGGCCGCGACGCCGGGCCGCTCTACGTCCAGCGCCTGCTGGCCGGCGAACGGGACGAGCTGCTGGCGGCGGAGCCCGCCGGGTCGCGGCGGGGCCGCAGGGCGAAGGGCGGTCCGCTCACCCCCGCCACCGCCTCGCTGCGCGTGGCGGCAGGCCGCGCCCTCTACGGCGCCCTGGCATGGGCCGGCGCGACCGACGCCGATCCGTTCCGAGACGTGCGCATCGGCCGCGCCGCCAGCCACGCCGCCGAGAGCACCGGCACGCGGCACTACACGGAGTACGAGCTGATCGAGCTGCAGGCCGCGGCCCGCGACCAGCAGGAGCGCGTGATCCTGCTGTTGGGCTCACACGGCGGCCTGCGGGTGAGCGAGATGTTGGCGCTCACGTGGGACGCGGTCGACCTGCGCGCCGCGAGGCTGACGGTGCGGTCCGGCAAGGGCAACAAGACCGCTCCCGTCGACCTCACCCCCAGGCTGGCCGAGGCGCTCCTCACCTACCGGCGCGCCATGGACCTGAGCGGCGTCCCGCGCCCCCACGTGCTGGAGCTGCGATCGCAGTTCGGCGTGTTCAACCGCCTGGAGAAGCTGTGCGCGCGCGCCGAGATAGAGTTCAAGGGGGTGCATGCGCTCAGGCACTCGGCCGGCACGCGGCTGTACCGGCAGACGGGCGACCTTGGCCTGGTTCAAGACCACCTGCGCCACGCGACGCTCGACATGGCGCGGCACTACGCGCGGAGCGATCGGCGCCGCCTCCGCTCCCGCCTCGACGAGTGGGAGTGA
- a CDS encoding DinB family protein — translation MDPFLSGDVAGAAPLVSAWLRGHEHLVTNIERWTADLPAEGWWWTPAPGSVNPIAGIVRHVGGSSLRLWRYASGGEVDEALRAAGPHELEVDHADPAEVLATCLARLKEVGEGLRAYDLSDADKVRHVGRKQIPVRSVLIIQHLLEHGHAHAAQIIVGRKLWDSGACR, via the coding sequence ATGGACCCATTCCTCAGCGGAGACGTCGCTGGCGCAGCCCCACTGGTATCGGCCTGGCTGCGCGGTCACGAGCACCTCGTCACGAACATCGAACGCTGGACCGCCGACCTGCCCGCCGAGGGCTGGTGGTGGACGCCCGCGCCCGGCAGCGTGAACCCGATCGCGGGGATCGTGAGGCACGTGGGGGGCTCAAGCCTGCGGCTCTGGCGCTACGCCAGCGGCGGCGAGGTCGACGAGGCGTTGCGGGCAGCCGGCCCGCACGAGCTGGAGGTGGACCACGCCGACCCGGCGGAGGTCCTCGCCACCTGCCTGGCGCGCCTGAAGGAAGTGGGGGAGGGGTTGCGGGCTTACGACCTGAGCGACGCCGACAAGGTCCGCCACGTCGGGCGCAAGCAGATCCCAGTAAGGAGCGTCCTCATCATCCAGCACCTGCTCGAGCACGGCCACGCCCACGCCGCCCAGATCATCGTGGGCCGCAAGCTGTGGGATTCGGGCGCCTGCCGCTAG
- a CDS encoding zinc ABC transporter substrate-binding protein, translating into MAVLVATVSVLPLAAARAPLRVTVSISPYADIVARLGGELVSVSTLLPPGASPHSFDPTPSQAAGLARAELIVMNGGVDGWLARLVAATAPDVPTVVVMERVDVDPPGAGHGPGGEPEESYAGHAGHEHAGINPHVWLDPTLMLAAAEVVTEELARLDPANGGAYHAALGRLRADLLALDAEIAATLAPVRGAPFVPFHDAWPYFAERYGLDLVLSLEPFPGREPSPRYVAEAVAAVRAAGAKAVFAERQLDPRSAEVVAESAGVALATLDPIGGAPGPTDYESLLRFNAATILAALR; encoded by the coding sequence TTGGCTGTCCTCGTCGCCACGGTGTCGGTCCTGCCGCTGGCGGCCGCGCGGGCGCCCCTGCGCGTCACCGTGTCGATATCGCCGTACGCGGACATCGTGGCGCGCCTGGGCGGCGAACTGGTCAGCGTGTCGACGCTGTTGCCGCCGGGAGCGTCGCCGCACTCGTTCGACCCGACTCCGTCGCAGGCGGCGGGACTCGCCCGGGCCGAGCTGATCGTGATGAACGGCGGCGTGGACGGCTGGCTGGCCAGGCTGGTGGCGGCGACGGCGCCGGACGTGCCCACCGTGGTCGTGATGGAGCGGGTCGATGTCGACCCTCCCGGCGCCGGGCATGGACCAGGTGGCGAGCCAGAGGAGTCCTACGCCGGTCACGCCGGCCACGAGCACGCTGGCATCAACCCTCACGTCTGGCTCGACCCGACGCTCATGCTTGCGGCCGCCGAGGTGGTGACCGAGGAGCTCGCGCGCCTGGACCCCGCCAACGGCGGGGCGTATCACGCGGCGCTGGGGCGGCTCCGCGCCGACCTACTGGCCCTCGACGCCGAGATCGCCGCCACGCTCGCGCCGGTGCGCGGGGCTCCGTTCGTGCCCTTCCACGACGCCTGGCCCTACTTCGCGGAGCGGTACGGGCTCGACCTCGTACTGTCGCTGGAACCTTTCCCGGGCCGGGAGCCGAGCCCGCGGTACGTCGCCGAGGCGGTCGCGGCCGTCAGGGCGGCCGGTGCCAAGGCGGTGTTCGCCGAGCGGCAACTCGACCCCCGGTCCGCCGAGGTCGTCGCGGAGAGCGCCGGCGTGGCGTTGGCCACGCTCGACCCGATCGGTGGCGCGCCCGGCCCGACCGACTACGAGAGCCTGTTGCGCTTCAACGCCGCCACGATCCTGGCGGCCCTACGTTGA
- a CDS encoding FadR family transcriptional regulator, whose protein sequence is MSEATPNRVIEQARDALATFVRNSPEGTKLPPERQLAQRLGVSRTTLRDGVSRLALLGLLEVRHGDGTYVRAPSAGHLVPLLRPLVDGNATTLGELFELKRHLEPTVAALAALNCSEETAAALRAAISRDRNDLAGGGTANRRTTRRSAQRRQVHDLIAEAAGPSLLVALVTVANELIGQQLTEDLTPSQRRLAVEQLSAVVEAIAAGEAEAARGAAELYLNSLARAARGDGRTRDATPRGGAAVEPA, encoded by the coding sequence ATGAGCGAAGCCACCCCGAACCGGGTCATAGAGCAAGCCCGCGACGCCTTGGCGACCTTCGTCAGGAACTCGCCCGAGGGCACGAAGCTGCCTCCCGAGCGGCAGTTGGCGCAGCGCCTCGGGGTCTCGCGCACCACGCTCCGCGACGGGGTGAGCCGCCTCGCCCTACTGGGCCTGTTGGAGGTCCGTCACGGCGACGGCACCTACGTCCGGGCTCCGTCGGCGGGCCACCTCGTCCCGCTCCTGAGGCCGCTGGTCGACGGCAACGCCACCACGCTGGGCGAGCTGTTCGAGCTCAAGCGCCACCTGGAGCCGACGGTTGCGGCGCTGGCCGCCCTGAACTGCAGCGAGGAGACGGCCGCGGCCCTCCGCGCGGCGATATCGCGGGACCGCAACGACCTCGCAGGGGGCGGGACCGCGAACCGCCGTACCACGCGCCGCAGCGCACAGCGCAGGCAGGTTCACGACCTGATCGCGGAGGCCGCGGGGCCCTCGCTGCTCGTGGCCCTGGTGACCGTGGCCAACGAACTCATCGGCCAGCAGCTGACGGAGGACCTGACGCCGAGCCAACGCCGGCTGGCGGTGGAGCAGCTGTCGGCGGTGGTGGAGGCGATCGCCGCCGGCGAGGCCGAGGCCGCCAGGGGGGCGGCGGAACTCTACCTGAACTCGTTGGCCCGCGCCGCCCGCGGCGACGGCCGCACGCGCGACGCTACGCCACGAGGCGGGGCGGCGGTGGAGCCGGCCTAG